The Aspergillus flavus chromosome 2, complete sequence region ATGGGAAATACACCTCCGAGGGACAGGACAGGCTGATCTTCAGTGATGACGTCTTTGTCACCCCGCGCCCTAGCTTGTCCGTCCACAACCCAATGGGCCGAGATGGAATTGTGGAGGATTGGGACATGGCAGAGAAAGTGTGGGAGTATTCTTTTACGTCGCGCCTCACGGGCCCTAGACCGGGAAATCCATTCCAAAATGGTCTGAACGATATTGCTGATGGAGAGCTTCCCACAGAGATGGAGGGAGTGGAAACTGAGGAAAAGCCTCTCGCGGACAGTCCGCTCTTGATGTCTGAATGTGGCTGGAACCCTACAAAAGCGCGTGAAAAGACCATCGAGATCGCGATGGAAAAATGGGGAACACCGGCTTTCTATTTGGCAAAAAACGGCGTTCTGGCAGCGTATGTACCTACCCTTCGCCCTAAGCCGTCCGGCATACTCTGCTGCTGACACTTTAGTGCTCCTTCAGCTTCGCATCCGGGAAAGCTTCTGCCCTTGTTGTTGACGTCGGTGCTTCTAATATCTCCGTAACCCCAGTGCACGATGGGATGGTTTTAAAACGTGGGGTTCAGCATTCCCCTCTAGGCGGCGACTACATTTCATCACAAATCCGCGCTCTTTTCAAGGCTAACACACCACAACCTATTACCATCACCCCTCATTACCTCATTTCCTCGAAAACTGCTGTCGACGCAGGTCAACCTTCGCAGGCAAAGTACAAGACTTTCCCACCTGGAAAGGCACCGGACGCTTCATACCGCACTCTGCTTGAAGAGCGAACCCTTTCCGAGTTCAAAGAGTGCGTGGTCCAGGTGTGGCCTGGACCCAACAAGCTCTCTGCAACGGGCCCGAGTGGGGTCTCGAACGAGGAAGTGGCTAAAAGCAACCCTGGACGGCCATTCGAGTTCCCAGACGGTTACAACCAAGTATTCGGTCTTGATCGCTATAGAGTGGTGGAGTCCTTATTCGATGCAAAAGCTGCTATCCCAGACACGGAGTCGCCATTCCCCGCTCCAACACAGGCTCAGACTGTGCCTGAGCTAATCAAGAACGCACTCAACGGGGTTGACGTTGACATCCGCCCGCATTTATTAGCTAATGTCGTCGTAACGGGTGCATCCAGCTTACTCCATGGCTTCACCGACCGCCTCAACCAAGAACTTATGCAGACTTACCCAGGACCACGGGTTAGGA contains the following coding sequences:
- a CDS encoding actin-related protein Arp4p/Act3p (actin-related protein 4) is translated as MNPSIPPSTAEYGGDEVSAIVLDPGFSTTRAGFAGEDTPKSLIPTYYGKYTSEGQDRLIFSDDVFVTPRPSLSVHNPMGRDGIVEDWDMAEKVWEYSFTSRLTGPRPGNPFQNGLNDIADGELPTEMEGVETEEKPLADSPLLMSECGWNPTKAREKTIEIAMEKWGTPAFYLAKNGVLAAFASGKASALVVDVGASNISVTPVHDGMVLKRGVQHSPLGGDYISSQIRALFKANTPQPITITPHYLISSKTAVDAGQPSQAKYKTFPPGKAPDASYRTLLEERTLSEFKECVVQVWPGPNKLSATGPSGVSNEEVAKSNPGRPFEFPDGYNQVFGLDRYRVVESLFDAKAAIPDTESPFPAPTQAQTVPELIKNALNGVDVDIRPHLLANVVVTGASSLLHGFTDRLNQELMQTYPGPRVRISAPGNTAERKFGSWIGGSILASLGTFHQMWISKKEYEEHGPTIVEKRCK